The following proteins are encoded in a genomic region of Tenacibaculum sp. 190524A05c:
- the polA gene encoding DNA polymerase I — protein sequence MTTKKRLFLLDAYALIFRGYYAFIKNPRINSKGMDTSAILGFTNSLLDVIKKEKPDYLAVCFDRGGSVDRVEMFPEYKANRQETPEAIRIAVPYIEQILEAMNIPAIVKEGFEADDIIGTLAKKAEKEGLETYMVTPDKDYAQLVSDSIFMYRPPRMGNGYEKWGVEEVQKKFEVERPEQVIDFLGMMGDSVDNIPGLPGVGEKTAKKFLAAYGSMEGLFENIHELKGKMKEKVEANQELGLLSKKLATIMLDVPVELEQDKLIFEQPDIEKTKAIFAELEFRRLTDNFLKTFSQESSASTSDPKPQQAQSTSGQFDLFATPGAGNAATESINGFKTVTNTSHFYQLVNTPVSRKLLLDKLMLQSSVCFDTETTGLKSLEVELIGIAFSWEEGKGYYVSFPEDQEETQQILETFRPFFEAENIEKIGHNIKYDIKVLSNYNMPVKGKLFDTMIAHYLINPDMRHNMDILSETYLNYQPVSITELIGKKGKNQLSMRTVDLDKQTEYAVEDADITLQLKNHFEKELAAGKLTELFENVEIPLVSVLTNMEIEGINLNTEFLNNFSKELSSDISSLEQKIYEQADEEFNIASPKQLGPILFEKLKLVDKPKKTKTGQYSTAEDVLSSLKEHQIVSDILEYRQCKKLLSTYVDALPNELNPKTQRVHTVYAQAVAATGRLSSNNPNLQNIPIRTKRGQEVRKAFIPRDKDYTLLAADYSQIELRIIAALSEEETMIKAFQDGEDIHASTAAKVFNVALDEVTREQRSNAKTVNFGIIYGVSAFGLSNQTNLSRSEAKELINAYYETYPKLKNFIAQQVDFAREHGYVETILGRKRYLKDINSRNAIVRGAAERNAVNAPIQGSAADVIKLAMINIQKRFEKEQFKSKMLLQVHDELVFDAHNDELETIKPIIKEEMENAFKLSVPLDVEIGLGTNWLEAH from the coding sequence ATGACTACCAAAAAAAGACTTTTTTTATTAGATGCGTATGCATTAATCTTTAGAGGATATTATGCTTTCATAAAAAATCCAAGAATTAATTCTAAAGGAATGGACACTTCAGCCATTTTAGGATTTACCAATTCTTTGTTAGATGTTATAAAAAAAGAAAAACCAGATTATTTAGCGGTTTGTTTTGATAGAGGTGGTAGTGTAGATAGAGTTGAAATGTTTCCTGAATACAAAGCAAATAGACAAGAAACTCCTGAAGCTATTAGGATTGCTGTTCCTTACATTGAACAAATCTTAGAAGCAATGAATATTCCTGCGATTGTTAAAGAAGGATTTGAAGCTGATGATATTATTGGAACTTTAGCAAAGAAAGCAGAAAAAGAAGGATTAGAAACGTATATGGTAACTCCAGATAAGGATTATGCTCAACTGGTTTCTGATAGTATTTTTATGTATCGTCCTCCAAGAATGGGCAATGGATACGAAAAATGGGGAGTTGAAGAAGTTCAGAAAAAATTCGAAGTTGAACGACCTGAGCAAGTAATTGACTTCTTAGGAATGATGGGAGATTCAGTAGATAACATTCCAGGATTACCAGGTGTTGGTGAAAAAACAGCTAAAAAGTTCTTAGCAGCATATGGTTCTATGGAAGGTTTATTTGAAAACATTCATGAGCTAAAAGGAAAAATGAAAGAGAAGGTTGAAGCTAATCAAGAATTAGGTTTACTTTCTAAAAAGTTAGCTACAATTATGCTTGATGTTCCTGTTGAACTGGAACAAGACAAGCTTATTTTTGAGCAACCTGATATTGAAAAAACGAAAGCAATTTTTGCAGAATTAGAATTTAGACGATTAACAGATAATTTCTTAAAAACATTTTCTCAAGAAAGTTCTGCATCAACTTCTGATCCTAAACCACAACAAGCTCAAAGCACATCTGGACAATTTGATTTGTTCGCTACTCCAGGCGCTGGAAATGCAGCGACAGAAAGCATTAATGGTTTTAAAACTGTTACAAACACTTCGCATTTCTATCAACTGGTAAATACACCTGTTTCTAGAAAATTGTTGCTAGATAAACTTATGCTTCAATCATCAGTTTGTTTTGATACGGAAACTACTGGTTTAAAATCTTTAGAAGTTGAACTAATTGGAATTGCTTTTTCTTGGGAAGAAGGAAAAGGATATTATGTTTCTTTCCCAGAAGATCAAGAGGAAACACAACAGATTTTAGAAACATTCAGACCGTTTTTCGAAGCTGAAAACATTGAAAAAATTGGCCATAATATAAAATACGATATCAAAGTATTATCTAATTATAATATGCCTGTAAAAGGTAAATTATTTGATACGATGATTGCTCATTATTTGATCAATCCAGATATGCGTCATAATATGGATATACTTTCTGAAACGTATTTAAATTACCAGCCAGTTTCTATCACTGAATTAATTGGTAAAAAAGGAAAGAATCAACTTTCAATGAGAACAGTTGATTTAGATAAGCAAACAGAATACGCAGTTGAAGATGCTGATATTACTTTACAACTAAAGAATCATTTTGAAAAAGAATTAGCAGCAGGAAAACTTACCGAATTATTTGAAAATGTTGAAATTCCATTAGTATCTGTATTAACAAATATGGAGATTGAAGGGATTAATTTAAATACTGAATTTTTAAATAATTTCTCCAAAGAACTTTCTTCGGATATTTCTTCTTTAGAACAGAAAATATATGAGCAAGCTGATGAAGAATTCAATATTGCTTCTCCGAAACAATTAGGTCCAATTTTATTTGAAAAACTAAAATTAGTAGACAAACCTAAGAAGACGAAAACTGGTCAGTATTCAACAGCTGAAGATGTGTTATCATCTCTAAAAGAGCATCAAATTGTTTCTGACATTTTAGAATATCGTCAATGTAAAAAACTATTGAGTACTTACGTTGATGCCTTACCAAATGAATTGAATCCTAAAACACAACGTGTTCATACTGTGTATGCTCAAGCTGTTGCTGCAACAGGACGATTAAGTTCAAATAACCCTAACTTACAGAACATTCCTATTCGTACAAAGAGAGGACAAGAAGTTCGTAAAGCCTTTATTCCAAGAGATAAAGATTATACTTTATTAGCTGCGGATTATTCTCAGATTGAATTACGTATTATTGCTGCGTTAAGTGAGGAGGAAACAATGATTAAAGCTTTCCAAGATGGAGAAGATATTCATGCCTCCACTGCGGCAAAAGTTTTTAATGTGGCTTTAGATGAAGTTACTCGTGAACAACGTAGTAATGCGAAAACAGTAAACTTCGGAATTATCTATGGTGTTTCTGCATTTGGATTAAGCAATCAAACAAATTTATCTAGATCAGAAGCAAAAGAGTTGATTAATGCGTATTATGAAACCTATCCGAAATTAAAGAACTTTATTGCGCAACAAGTAGATTTCGCGAGAGAGCATGGTTATGTTGAAACTATATTAGGTAGAAAGCGTTATCTAAAAGATATAAATTCAAGAAATGCTATTGTTAGAGGTGCGGCGGAAAGAAATGCTGTAAACGCTCCAATACAAGGTAGTGCTGCAGATGTTATAAAACTGGCCATGATTAACATTCAAAAACGTTTTGAAAAAGAACAATTCAAATCAAAAATGTTATTACAAGTGCATGATGAATTGGTTTTTGACGCTCATAATGATGAATTAGAAACCATTAAACCAATTATTAAAGAAGAAATGGAAAATGCATTTAAACTTTCTGTTCCTTTAGATGTAGAAATTGGATTAGGAACAAATTGGTTAGAAGCACATTAA
- a CDS encoding LytTR family DNA-binding domain-containing protein, whose product MEVIESFKSFYRKHAVIIRNLTVLILLSIITSHLTNHELFSPNSSYDFPWESTLISVGLGIIISWIAHQNFKYYTTHYFSKSVSTTVIIRYVLSTLGIISIAYLVVYCLLIWLTHNNFEFYYFLIGLLVTLLLCVIAMTLMYGEKIYKLHKSNFSNLSLTVQRNGKTVKVSYQEIAYFFSEEKVVYIMKINGESIATEFTLQELEEKLIQNVFFRANRQFILHLSSINEVTTIENGKLQVSLQPKKTDSDHLQLVVSRYKKQEFLNWFNPSEK is encoded by the coding sequence ATGGAAGTTATTGAGTCTTTTAAAAGTTTTTATAGAAAACATGCAGTTATAATTAGAAATTTAACTGTACTGATATTACTTTCTATTATTACGAGTCACTTGACCAATCATGAATTATTTTCTCCAAATTCTTCTTACGATTTTCCATGGGAGTCCACATTAATTTCCGTTGGATTAGGGATTATAATTAGCTGGATTGCCCATCAAAATTTTAAATACTACACTACACATTACTTTTCCAAATCCGTATCTACAACTGTAATTATAAGATATGTTTTATCCACTTTAGGCATTATATCTATTGCTTATCTTGTTGTTTATTGTTTGCTTATTTGGCTCACACATAACAATTTTGAATTCTATTATTTCTTAATAGGGTTACTTGTAACATTATTATTATGTGTAATTGCAATGACCTTAATGTATGGAGAGAAAATTTATAAACTTCATAAATCAAACTTTTCAAATCTATCATTAACTGTTCAAAGAAATGGAAAAACGGTCAAGGTTTCTTATCAAGAAATTGCCTATTTCTTTAGCGAAGAAAAAGTTGTTTACATTATGAAAATAAATGGAGAATCTATTGCAACTGAATTTACCTTACAAGAGCTTGAAGAGAAGTTAATCCAAAATGTATTTTTCAGAGCTAACCGACAATTTATTTTACATCTCTCATCCATAAATGAAGTTACTACTATCGAAAATGGTAAACTTCAGGTTTCATTGCAACCTAAAAAAACAGATTCAGATCACTTACAATTAGTTGTAAGTCGTTATAAAAAACAAGAATTTTTAAATTGGTTTAATCCATCTGAAAAATAA
- a CDS encoding uracil-DNA glycosylase family protein, producing the protein MKQLLDEISSCVICKDFIQPRPVVKATESSKIIIVGQAPGTKVHASGIPWDDASGKQLRKWLSVSDEEFYNPELFGIIPMGFCYPGKGKSGDLPPRKECAPKWHQPLFDKLEQVELVLLIGQYAQKYYLKEKAKRTLTDTVNHYEEYLPMFFTLPHPSPRNRFWLSKNPWFEEHVIPKLQQRIKSILK; encoded by the coding sequence ATGAAACAGTTATTAGATGAAATAAGTTCTTGTGTTATCTGTAAAGATTTTATCCAACCACGTCCTGTAGTAAAGGCTACAGAATCTTCTAAAATTATTATTGTTGGACAAGCTCCAGGTACAAAAGTTCACGCTTCTGGTATTCCATGGGATGACGCAAGTGGCAAACAGCTAAGAAAATGGTTGTCTGTTTCAGATGAGGAGTTTTACAATCCAGAACTTTTCGGAATAATTCCAATGGGTTTTTGTTATCCAGGAAAGGGAAAATCTGGAGATTTACCACCAAGAAAAGAATGTGCTCCTAAATGGCATCAACCTTTATTTGACAAATTAGAGCAAGTTGAACTCGTTCTCTTGATTGGGCAGTACGCTCAGAAATATTATTTAAAAGAGAAAGCAAAAAGAACACTTACAGATACTGTCAATCATTATGAAGAGTATCTTCCAATGTTTTTTACCTTACCACATCCTTCGCCACGGAATAGATTTTGGTTGTCAAAAAACCCATGGTTTGAGGAACATGTTATTCCAAAGTTACAGCAAAGAATAAAGAGTATTTTAAAGTGA
- a CDS encoding serine hydrolase domain-containing protein, whose amino-acid sequence MKLIWKIIISVVILGILAFGVASIWAFNKMSKIDELVLSENDSLIEKVEKTDKWLAKLQKDNKFNGAVLLIKNDSVLLKKTYGFTDYTRKEKLTPQSSFRLASVSKQFTGVGIMLLKEKGKLNFDDAITKYLPALPYEKVTIRNLLTHTSGIPDAYMDFPKKYKKEIGSALTIPMMVELLAKENLPLENNPNEVHSYNNTGYVLLAAIIESVSGKSFEEFMQTELFDKLEMKNTRVWNLLSKDKTFPNKTWSFENILGDVVELKPGVLDGIAGDGGVFSSIDDFIIWNQFWYDNHLLSKTTMEEAFKETVLNDGTVINYGFGWSIFGKDAHAHNGSWLGARTSFARNTKLKNAIVVLDNSTSMNVNAIVKQLVKVLK is encoded by the coding sequence ATGAAACTAATTTGGAAAATTATAATTTCGGTTGTAATACTTGGGATTCTAGCTTTTGGAGTTGCTAGTATTTGGGCATTTAATAAAATGTCAAAAATTGACGAATTAGTCCTTAGTGAGAATGATAGTCTAATCGAAAAAGTAGAGAAAACAGATAAATGGTTAGCCAAACTTCAAAAAGATAATAAATTTAATGGTGCAGTATTGTTGATTAAAAATGATAGTGTATTGCTTAAAAAGACATATGGTTTTACAGATTATACAAGAAAGGAAAAATTAACACCTCAGTCATCGTTTAGATTGGCATCTGTTTCAAAACAATTTACTGGAGTAGGTATTATGTTGTTGAAAGAAAAAGGTAAATTGAATTTTGATGATGCTATAACAAAGTATTTACCTGCTTTACCATATGAAAAAGTAACAATTAGAAATTTATTGACTCATACATCAGGAATTCCAGACGCTTATATGGATTTTCCTAAAAAATATAAGAAAGAAATAGGAAGTGCCTTAACCATTCCTATGATGGTTGAATTATTAGCTAAAGAAAATTTACCTTTAGAAAATAACCCGAATGAAGTTCATTCTTATAACAATACAGGATATGTGCTATTAGCAGCAATTATAGAAAGTGTTTCAGGAAAATCATTTGAAGAATTTATGCAAACCGAGTTGTTTGATAAGTTAGAGATGAAGAATACAAGAGTTTGGAATTTACTTTCCAAGGATAAAACTTTTCCAAATAAAACCTGGTCTTTTGAAAATATATTAGGAGATGTTGTAGAGTTAAAACCAGGAGTTTTAGATGGCATAGCTGGAGATGGAGGAGTGTTTTCTAGTATTGATGATTTTATAATATGGAATCAGTTTTGGTATGATAATCATCTGTTATCTAAAACTACCATGGAAGAAGCTTTTAAAGAAACAGTTTTAAATGATGGAACTGTTATCAATTATGGTTTTGGTTGGTCTATTTTTGGGAAAGATGCACATGCCCATAATGGTTCTTGGTTAGGAGCGAGAACAAGTTTCGCAAGAAATACTAAACTTAAAAATGCAATTGTTGTCCTTGATAATTCAACAAGTATGAATGTTAATGCAATTGTGAAACAGTTAGTGAAAGTTTTAAAATAA
- a CDS encoding DEAD/DEAH box helicase, with product MTTFEDLDLSNPLRNSILDLGFEHPTPIQEEAFPVVRSGKDIVGIAQTGTGKTFAYVLPILRDLKFSKQLNPRVLILVPTRELVIQVVDEIEKLAKYMTLRVLGVYGGVNLNRHKQAVAEGCDIIVATPGRLYDLALSRVLKLKSIQKLVIDEVDVMLDLGFRFQLLNIFDLLPERRQNIMFSATMTEDVEALIEDFFTAPRKIAIAVSGTPLDNIEQTTYDVPNFYTKMNLLNFLLFDKSEYEKVLIFAPNKRNADRIFNLLEEEFPGQNCVIHSNKTQNYRMKSIENFNEGKHRILIATDVIARGLDLQEISHVINFNPTQYPENYMHRIGRTGRAEHKGKSILLVTEREKEAKQRIEELMNYEIPLVTIPEPVEISSQLTEEERPREDKSQSNNRTSQEYVPGPAFHEKKEKNKKVNLGGSYRREIAKKYKKPKTRGDKNYNKRNKRK from the coding sequence ATGACAACTTTCGAAGATTTAGATTTATCGAACCCATTGAGGAACTCAATTCTCGATTTAGGATTCGAACATCCAACACCAATTCAAGAAGAAGCATTTCCTGTAGTTAGATCAGGAAAAGATATTGTAGGGATTGCACAAACAGGTACAGGTAAAACCTTTGCGTATGTATTACCTATTCTTAGAGATTTAAAATTTTCAAAGCAATTAAATCCAAGAGTATTAATCTTAGTGCCTACAAGAGAATTAGTAATTCAGGTTGTTGATGAAATCGAAAAGTTGGCAAAATATATGACCTTACGTGTACTTGGTGTATATGGTGGAGTTAACTTAAATAGGCATAAGCAGGCAGTTGCCGAAGGATGTGACATTATAGTCGCAACTCCCGGAAGATTGTACGATTTAGCGTTAAGTAGAGTTTTAAAATTGAAGTCAATCCAAAAGTTGGTTATTGATGAAGTAGATGTAATGCTTGATTTAGGTTTTAGATTTCAGCTGTTAAACATCTTTGATTTACTCCCAGAAAGGAGACAAAATATTATGTTTTCTGCTACAATGACGGAAGATGTCGAAGCTTTAATTGAGGATTTCTTTACGGCTCCTAGAAAAATAGCAATTGCTGTAAGTGGAACACCTTTAGATAATATTGAGCAAACAACATATGATGTTCCAAATTTTTATACAAAAATGAATCTTCTGAACTTTTTATTGTTCGATAAATCAGAATATGAAAAAGTATTAATTTTTGCTCCGAACAAAAGAAATGCTGATAGGATTTTTAACTTGTTAGAAGAAGAGTTTCCTGGACAAAACTGTGTAATTCATTCAAATAAAACACAGAATTATCGTATGAAGTCTATTGAAAACTTCAACGAGGGAAAACACAGAATACTTATTGCAACAGACGTTATTGCTCGTGGTTTAGATTTACAAGAAATTTCGCACGTAATTAATTTTAATCCTACTCAGTATCCTGAAAACTATATGCACAGAATTGGTCGTACAGGTAGGGCAGAGCACAAAGGAAAATCGATTTTATTAGTTACAGAGAGGGAAAAAGAAGCTAAGCAAAGAATTGAGGAATTAATGAATTATGAAATTCCTTTAGTTACAATACCTGAGCCTGTAGAGATTTCTAGTCAATTAACCGAAGAGGAGAGACCAAGAGAAGATAAATCCCAGTCTAATAATAGAACTTCACAAGAGTATGTTCCTGGACCAGCTTTTCATGAAAAGAAAGAAAAGAATAAGAAGGTGAATTTAGGTGGAAGTTATAGACGAGAAATTGCAAAAAAATATAAAAAGCCTAAAACAAGAGGAGATAAAAATTACAACAAACGAAACAAAAGAAAATAA
- a CDS encoding Na(+)-translocating NADH-quinone reductase subunit F has translation MNTPKRLEQALIKLYNAFHNNQLNPECCSACAVGNILDNHDSWKHLSDDHGSTDLSYVGRVHQRLGRRFNGYTPIELLQIEKTFLEACGFTVPLCHYNPKPKNSTNKDNLFNGLNAVVAYLCELEGIHNVMDYSRIFEFENEDPVYQFDVIYQ, from the coding sequence ATGAATACTCCGAAACGTTTAGAACAAGCCCTAATAAAACTATACAACGCCTTTCATAATAACCAATTAAATCCAGAATGTTGCTCAGCTTGTGCAGTAGGTAATATTTTAGATAATCATGATAGTTGGAAACATTTATCTGATGACCATGGTTCTACGGATTTAAGTTATGTTGGACGTGTTCACCAAAGGTTAGGACGCAGATTTAATGGTTACACTCCTATAGAATTATTACAAATTGAAAAAACCTTTCTAGAAGCTTGTGGATTTACTGTTCCACTTTGTCATTACAATCCTAAACCTAAAAACTCTACAAACAAAGACAATCTTTTTAATGGTTTAAATGCCGTAGTGGCCTATTTATGTGAATTAGAAGGAATTCATAATGTTATGGATTATTCAAGGATTTTTGAATTTGAAAACGAAGATCCTGTATATCAATTCGATGTAATTTATCAGTAG
- a CDS encoding CPBP family intramembrane glutamic endopeptidase gives MTTFKTKILPIITILLIFLFWYSSLSVSYLVMIVPMLFVLLVSYVEFKSNFLKQLGFSSSNFNKKNILIHAPLIAFGLFLIYYYVLLPLLTYITNQPIDYSDFDAVKGNPVSLIFLLLFVWISAAFGEEIVWRGYFMKQFAKFFGDGKISMTINILLFGILFGLMHSYQGITGQLLTGIIGMILSYIFYKKKYDLWLNVAIHGWFDTIAILALYFNLGQ, from the coding sequence ATGACCACTTTTAAAACTAAGATTTTACCAATTATTACTATTCTTTTAATTTTCTTGTTCTGGTATTCTTCATTATCAGTTTCATATTTGGTAATGATTGTACCAATGCTTTTTGTTCTTTTAGTAAGCTATGTTGAATTTAAATCTAATTTTTTAAAACAATTAGGATTTTCTAGTTCTAACTTCAACAAAAAAAACATATTGATTCATGCTCCTTTAATAGCTTTTGGCCTTTTCTTAATTTACTATTATGTGTTGCTTCCTTTGTTAACTTACATAACAAACCAACCTATTGACTATTCTGATTTTGATGCTGTGAAAGGAAATCCTGTTTCATTAATATTTCTATTGTTATTTGTTTGGATTTCTGCAGCGTTTGGAGAGGAAATCGTATGGAGAGGTTATTTTATGAAACAGTTTGCGAAGTTTTTTGGAGATGGAAAAATTAGCATGACTATCAATATTCTATTATTCGGAATTCTCTTTGGGCTTATGCATTCTTATCAAGGTATAACTGGACAATTATTAACTGGTATAATTGGTATGATATTATCCTATATTTTTTATAAAAAGAAATATGATTTATGGTTAAATGTAGCTATACACGGTTGGTTTGACACCATTGCTATATTAGCTTTATACTTCAACCTTGGGCAATAA
- a CDS encoding DUF6734 family protein produces MKVIQSFWSKPSMNQSNDPNSRFKGGWLKQKYSFYSQALSCLTFKQFYNDVELYTDTKGKELLIDQLNLPYSKTHITLDKINSYNPKLWALGKIVSYAEQTEPFLHADSDVFIWEKFPEEMLSSQLFTQNIEVNFPAYQDAFNDILINFDWIPTELINSLYKNQNIHAFNAGIIGGQNHEFFRLLKEKVLSFIDENVHLFEKIDVGIFNTIFEQQLGFALAEKNNIPIHYYLQDVDSDFSKVINFHTVPFDSKYVHCIGYAKKSEFACEQLEARLQYHFPDFYTQLNDNLKSAFPDDNFDCDFPTERMDHLFKIYSWLETKTIEDIFNSEFQLNPKVNISEDNGRYYIEYPLPQNGTLQREEIKDWLAILLYFEQPTSIKQLYNELCLDEDFLKDTNKDELKDKLISYVMDKFMLLEILKTEF; encoded by the coding sequence ATGAAAGTTATTCAAAGCTTTTGGTCAAAACCAAGCATGAATCAATCAAACGATCCTAACTCTCGATTTAAAGGAGGCTGGTTAAAACAAAAATATTCCTTTTACAGTCAGGCATTGAGTTGCTTAACATTTAAACAATTTTACAACGATGTTGAGTTATACACGGATACTAAAGGAAAGGAATTACTAATTGATCAATTGAATCTTCCATATTCTAAAACACATATTACTTTAGACAAAATCAATTCCTATAACCCGAAGCTTTGGGCACTTGGGAAAATTGTTTCTTATGCAGAACAAACAGAACCTTTTCTCCATGCTGATTCTGATGTGTTTATTTGGGAAAAGTTTCCAGAAGAGATGTTGTCTTCTCAATTATTTACTCAAAATATTGAAGTTAACTTTCCGGCCTATCAAGATGCTTTTAATGATATTCTAATCAACTTTGATTGGATTCCTACTGAATTGATTAACTCATTATATAAAAATCAAAACATCCATGCTTTTAATGCTGGAATTATTGGAGGTCAGAATCACGAATTCTTCAGACTATTAAAAGAGAAAGTTTTGTCTTTTATTGACGAAAATGTTCATCTTTTCGAAAAGATAGATGTTGGTATTTTCAATACAATTTTCGAGCAACAATTAGGATTTGCTTTGGCAGAGAAAAACAATATCCCAATACATTACTATTTACAAGATGTTGACTCCGATTTTTCAAAAGTAATTAATTTTCATACCGTACCTTTTGATTCTAAATATGTTCACTGCATTGGATACGCTAAAAAATCAGAGTTTGCTTGTGAACAATTAGAAGCTAGATTACAATATCATTTCCCTGATTTTTATACCCAACTCAACGATAACTTGAAGTCAGCATTTCCAGACGATAATTTTGATTGCGATTTTCCAACGGAGCGAATGGATCACTTATTTAAAATCTATAGTTGGTTAGAGACTAAAACCATAGAAGATATATTCAATTCTGAATTTCAATTGAACCCGAAGGTTAATATTTCCGAAGATAACGGTCGTTACTATATTGAATATCCATTACCACAAAATGGAACGCTTCAAAGGGAAGAAATAAAGGACTGGTTGGCTATCTTATTATACTTTGAACAACCAACTAGTATCAAACAACTGTATAATGAACTTTGCCTAGATGAAGACTTTTTAAAAGACACGAATAAAGATGAGCTAAAGGATAAGCTAATCTCTTATGTGATGGATAAGTTTATGTTGTTAGAAATATTGAAAACAGAGTTTTAA
- a CDS encoding Na(+)-translocating NADH-quinone reductase subunit F, protein MRVLTDQELHNLAMNIVGKKLQEMGYEFVAINSELKKHPQFVLFKKGEPTIFVLVKASNNLQNPNSYDTVWMETFKEHAKKQNAKVWFAGVGLANAESVDLPVLKDQPYYVAFENFLKLTN, encoded by the coding sequence ATGAGAGTTCTTACCGATCAGGAATTACATAATTTGGCGATGAACATTGTTGGAAAGAAATTGCAAGAAATGGGGTATGAATTTGTTGCAATTAATAGTGAATTGAAAAAACATCCACAGTTCGTATTGTTTAAAAAAGGAGAACCTACAATTTTTGTTTTAGTGAAGGCTTCTAATAATCTTCAAAATCCAAATTCTTATGATACAGTTTGGATGGAAACTTTTAAAGAACACGCAAAAAAACAGAACGCAAAAGTCTGGTTTGCAGGTGTTGGGCTTGCTAATGCGGAGAGCGTAGATTTGCCTGTTTTGAAGGATCAACCTTATTATGTAGCGTTCGAAAACTTCTTAAAATTGACTAATTAG